ATTCGACTGAAAAGCCTGCTAAATTAGTTGAATATGAATATCTGAATAGTTATGATGCACTGAAGACGTATGTTGATCGTGATGCCAATCCTAATTTTAAATTGGGGTCTGGTGTAGGAGTTAGTGACTTTTTAAAGGGAGAGTTGGTTCATAGTTTGGCTTGTACAAACTATGATGAACTCACTGCTGGAAACGCAATGAAATATGGCTCTGTTGTGAAAAATAATGGAGCTATGAGCTTTTTGCAGGTTGCGAAATTTGTGGCTGCTGCTAAAGAGGCCGGTGTTTCTATTTATGGGCATACATTATGTTGGCATGCACAGCAAAATGTAACATACCTGAATAGTCTTGTTAGTAGTCTTAATAATTGTTTGCACCTCAATACTCCTGAAGCGAGAACCAATATTTGGGATTGGCAAATTAATTATAAGTTGCCTAAGCCTATGAAAGTGGGTGTGAAATATACCTTGCAAATGCGTGTCAAGGCTTCATCTGCCATTCAAATTGGCTTTTGGCCTTTTACTGATGGAGGAGCTACTCAATATGAATCAAGTATACCAGCAAGTATAAAGTGGTCTGATGTTTCAGTTTCATTTACTGCTAAAACAGCTTTAGAGAAGCTTCAGTTTGTTTTTGGAACGTTTAAAGGTGATCTTTATTTTGATGATATATCTCTAACAGCTGAAGGGTCTACAGAAAATCTTGTTAAGAATGGGGCTTTTGATTCGAATAACTCAGCTGGTTGGGCAAAGCCTAGTTGGCATCCTTATACCTTTAATGTTGAAGGAAGTCCTGATGCATCAGGCTCTGCTCCATTGACACCTGAAGAGAAAGCTGATACTTTAACATGGGCAATGGGACAATGGATTAAGGGAATGATGGAAGCTTGTGATGGTTATGTAAAAGCATGGGATGTGGTTAATGAACCAATGTCCGATGGTCAACCCTCAGAGTTGAAAAGTGATCCGACTCATGAGGATGCATCTAATTTTTATTGGCAGGATTATTTAGGTAAGGATTATGCTCGTGTGGCTATTAAGCTCGCTCGTCAGTATGGTGGTGATGACCTTAAACTTTTCATTAATGATTATAATCTGGAAGCGGCTTATAATGCTAATGCAAAATGTGTAGGATTGATCAATATGATTAAATATTGGGAATCTGATGGTGTTACTAAAATTGATGGTATCGGCACGCAGATGCACGTGACTTATTCTTTGAATCCTGTGACACAGCAAAAGAATGAAGAGGCTGTTGTGAATATGTATACGCTTCTAGCTGCTACAGGTAAGCTCATTAAGGTATCTGAACTAGATATGGGGCTTGCTGATGAAAATGGAGAAACTATTTTAACAACGAGCGTGACGGAAGAACAGCATAAAGCTATGGCGGAATATTATAAATTTATAATAAAGAAATATTTTGAAATTATTCCTGCTGCTCAGCGTTATGGTATTACTCAATGGGCGGCAACAGATAGCCCGACGGATTCCGGTTGGAGAAAAGGGCAACCTATCGGACTCTGGGATTTGAACTATAACCGTAAGCATACCTATGCAGGGTTTGCTGATGGATTAGCTGGTAAATAATCAACTATAGAGAATAGCAGTTCCTTTCATCGGCTCTGCTATTCTCTATAAATTCAGCTTATTAACTTTAAATTTAGAATATTATGAAAAACGTTTATCTACTGTTCGTTTTTATTGTTTTGTATGCTTGTAGCAATGATGACTTGAATACGCTACAGGAAGGAAGCTCTTTTTCTGATACCGAGCTGTCTACTCGTTCGATAGATAACATGGAAAACTATTATTTTAACTTTTATGCTTCATCAAATCCTATTTTAGAATATGATTTTGAAGGAGAATATTTGACTAAACCCTCATGTCCTGTATTGTCATATTTTATCACAGACGAACAGGTAATAGATTTAGCTCCTGAGATAATAAGTAAACCAGATTGGCTAAGTATTGAATGTCGTCATGTCTATTATAAGATATTTGAAGTTATACCTACGGTGGATGAAAATACATCAGGTACAGAAAGAA
This is a stretch of genomic DNA from uncultured Bacteroides sp.. It encodes these proteins:
- a CDS encoding endo-1,4-beta-xylanase — its product is MRCSTNLLMSVIASSLLISCADNNVLDYSTEKPAKLVEYEYLNSYDALKTYVDRDANPNFKLGSGVGVSDFLKGELVHSLACTNYDELTAGNAMKYGSVVKNNGAMSFLQVAKFVAAAKEAGVSIYGHTLCWHAQQNVTYLNSLVSSLNNCLHLNTPEARTNIWDWQINYKLPKPMKVGVKYTLQMRVKASSAIQIGFWPFTDGGATQYESSIPASIKWSDVSVSFTAKTALEKLQFVFGTFKGDLYFDDISLTAEGSTENLVKNGAFDSNNSAGWAKPSWHPYTFNVEGSPDASGSAPLTPEEKADTLTWAMGQWIKGMMEACDGYVKAWDVVNEPMSDGQPSELKSDPTHEDASNFYWQDYLGKDYARVAIKLARQYGGDDLKLFINDYNLEAAYNANAKCVGLINMIKYWESDGVTKIDGIGTQMHVTYSLNPVTQQKNEEAVVNMYTLLAATGKLIKVSELDMGLADENGETILTTSVTEEQHKAMAEYYKFIIKKYFEIIPAAQRYGITQWAATDSPTDSGWRKGQPIGLWDLNYNRKHTYAGFADGLAGK